In Lacibacter sp. H375, one DNA window encodes the following:
- a CDS encoding pyridoxal phosphate-dependent aminotransferase — protein MKLSSLLSRFSEPETLKMAKLGRELRAQGVDVIDLSLGEPDFDTPKHIKEAAKKAVDDNYSHYTPVPGYLDVREAVCVKLKRDNNLDYKPENIVLSTGAKQSLANVILATVDHGDEVIIPAPFWVTYSELVKIAGGIPVILPTKMENKYKITGAELEAAITPKTRVFLFSSPCNPSGSVYSYDELKSLADVFAKHPEIFIISDEIYEYINFVGKHESIAQFDAIKNQVIIVNGLSKGYAMTGYRLGYIAANVDVAKGCEKLQGQFTSGTNAVTQRATIDALVGDQTPTHEMTKEFERRKKRVLELVSEVPGWKLAEPDGAFYVFPQVSYYFGKSDGTNVINDADDLCMYLLNVAHVSTVTGRAFGTPDCIRLSFANSLEKIEEAYRRIKEALAKLK, from the coding sequence ATGAAACTTTCTTCCCTTTTGAGCAGGTTCAGCGAACCTGAGACGTTAAAGATGGCAAAGCTCGGCCGTGAGTTAAGAGCACAAGGTGTAGATGTAATTGATCTTAGTCTTGGCGAACCCGATTTCGATACGCCAAAACATATTAAAGAAGCTGCAAAGAAAGCAGTAGACGATAACTACAGTCACTATACTCCGGTACCTGGTTACCTCGACGTACGTGAAGCTGTGTGTGTAAAATTAAAGCGTGACAACAATCTTGATTATAAACCTGAGAACATTGTCTTATCAACCGGCGCCAAGCAAAGTTTGGCAAATGTGATACTTGCAACAGTTGATCATGGTGATGAAGTAATTATTCCTGCTCCGTTTTGGGTAACTTATTCAGAGTTGGTGAAAATTGCAGGTGGTATTCCTGTTATTCTTCCTACCAAAATGGAAAACAAATACAAGATCACAGGTGCTGAGCTTGAAGCAGCGATCACTCCTAAAACAAGAGTGTTCTTGTTTTCATCTCCTTGTAATCCTTCAGGTTCAGTTTATAGTTATGATGAGTTAAAGAGCCTTGCCGATGTTTTTGCAAAGCATCCTGAAATATTTATTATTTCTGATGAGATCTACGAGTATATCAATTTTGTTGGTAAACACGAGAGCATTGCCCAGTTCGATGCCATCAAAAACCAGGTAATCATTGTAAACGGCTTGAGCAAAGGTTATGCTATGACGGGTTACCGTCTTGGTTATATAGCTGCAAATGTTGATGTAGCTAAGGGTTGCGAAAAATTACAAGGCCAGTTTACAAGTGGTACCAATGCCGTAACACAACGTGCAACAATTGATGCTTTGGTAGGCGATCAAACTCCTACACATGAAATGACGAAAGAATTTGAACGTCGTAAAAAGCGTGTGTTGGAACTGGTAAGCGAGGTTCCCGGTTGGAAATTAGCTGAACCCGATGGAGCCTTTTATGTGTTTCCTCAAGTGAGCTATTACTTTGGCAAATCAGATGGTACAAATGTGATCAACGATGCAGATGATCTTTGTATGTATTTGTTAAACGTAGCGCATGTATCAACAGTTACAGGTCGTGCATTCGGTACACCGGATTGTATCCGTTTGTCGTTTGCTAACAGCTTGGAAAAAATTGAAGAAGCTTATAGAAGAATTAAAGAGGCGTTGGCTAAGTTGAAATAA
- the panD gene encoding aspartate 1-decarboxylase: MEIEVLKSKIHRLTITEANLHYVGSLTLDEDLMDAANMIEYEKIQVVNVNNGNRLETYLIKGKRGSGVCCLNGPAARQGSVGDVVIIISYATMDFEKAKSFTPWVVFPKESNKL, translated from the coding sequence ATGGAAATTGAAGTATTAAAGTCGAAAATTCATCGGCTTACGATTACGGAAGCTAATCTTCATTATGTCGGCAGTCTTACTTTAGATGAAGACCTGATGGATGCAGCCAATATGATTGAATATGAAAAAATTCAGGTGGTGAATGTAAACAACGGTAACCGTTTAGAAACTTATCTCATAAAAGGTAAACGTGGAAGCGGTGTTTGTTGTCTTAACGGTCCTGCAGCACGCCAGGGTTCTGTTGGAGATGTGGTAATTATCATATCTTACGCCACCATGGATTTTGAAAAAGCTAAAAGCTTCACTCCATGGGTTGTGTTTCCAAAAGAATCAAATAAACTTTAG
- a CDS encoding serine hydrolase, translated as MFKSVVFISFSLVLLLILNACKPAKTVVANENFLENLMQQHPDHFSTVLANRDSMRVKVIYTRIERDKKNRPRFTDYYFNLKPDNYFYPASTVKMPVAFLALEKLNQLGINRNATMITEKGQEGLTAVYNDPTSPDGRPTVEHYIKKIFVVSDNDANNRLYEFLGQQYIYDQLKAKGYSDVQIIRRLAITMPEELHRTTNPVSFRDSTGRVLYEQPLAKSNYNYINRKDFLGKGYLDEKDQLVNAAMDFSRKNRIYLKDLHDILRSVLFPQDVPAERRFNINEADYKFLYQYMSQLPAETRFPEYDTAHFFDAYCKFLMFGTQKKESLPKHIRIFNKVGWSYGFLTDVAYIVDFEKNIEFMLSATVYCNEDGILNDDKYDYDSVGLPFLENLGKVIYEEEIKRKRKHQPDLSKFKVSYDK; from the coding sequence ATGTTCAAATCTGTCGTTTTTATCAGTTTCAGCCTGGTACTGTTGCTCATATTGAACGCCTGTAAACCTGCTAAAACAGTGGTTGCCAACGAAAATTTTCTCGAAAACCTGATGCAACAGCATCCGGATCATTTTTCTACGGTGCTTGCCAACCGTGATTCCATGAGGGTGAAGGTCATTTACACCCGAATTGAAAGAGACAAAAAGAACAGACCCCGTTTCACCGACTATTATTTCAACCTGAAACCCGACAATTATTTTTACCCGGCTTCAACTGTGAAAATGCCGGTGGCTTTTCTGGCTTTGGAGAAACTGAACCAACTTGGCATCAATCGTAATGCCACTATGATCACAGAAAAAGGACAGGAAGGTTTAACGGCTGTGTATAACGATCCAACTTCGCCTGACGGACGGCCAACAGTTGAGCATTACATCAAAAAAATATTTGTGGTGAGTGATAACGATGCCAATAACCGGCTCTACGAGTTTTTGGGTCAGCAATACATATATGATCAACTAAAAGCAAAAGGGTATAGCGATGTACAGATCATTCGCCGGCTTGCTATTACCATGCCGGAAGAACTTCACCGTACAACAAACCCCGTAAGCTTTCGTGACAGCACAGGCAGGGTTTTGTATGAGCAACCGTTGGCAAAGAGCAATTACAATTACATCAACCGAAAAGACTTTTTAGGAAAAGGCTATCTCGATGAAAAAGATCAATTGGTAAATGCTGCCATGGATTTCAGCAGAAAGAACAGGATCTATCTGAAAGACCTTCATGATATTTTACGCAGTGTTTTGTTTCCGCAAGATGTACCAGCTGAGCGACGTTTCAATATCAACGAAGCTGATTATAAGTTTCTCTACCAATACATGAGTCAGCTCCCAGCCGAAACAAGATTTCCTGAGTACGATACTGCTCATTTTTTTGATGCTTATTGTAAGTTCCTGATGTTTGGTACGCAAAAGAAAGAATCCCTTCCAAAACACATCCGCATTTTTAACAAAGTAGGGTGGTCGTACGGATTCTTAACTGATGTAGCTTACATTGTTGATTTTGAAAAGAACATCGAATTTATGTTGAGTGCGACGGTTTATTGCAATGAAGATGGTATTCTCAACGATGATAAATATGATTACGATTCCGTTGGGTTGCCTTTCCTGGAAAATCTTGGCAAGGTTATTTATGAAGAAGAAATAAAACGTAAACGAAAACATCAACCCGATCTTTCAAAATTTAAAGTGAGCTACGATAAATAA
- a CDS encoding DUF4397 domain-containing protein, translating into MNKELKSYCVVLVCLLCTACIIQSCKKDAVPGRQIQVNIVHASAGTGSIDVLQNLKTVGSYNYLTGLNVPANYSSVDSGFNNYRLQLGTIQLANWFFSNTGGHYSFFMFDTATADKLKYFFVEDVIDTTGLGKQSKIRLIHLSPDADSLTVLTNRPSNIAADSVVIAAKSYAGKLTQENLLSSGAFQAFYADTTVNIKIRSSTSGNILKQYQLQFSKGALYTLVMKGYMGKTNADSLSLSIIKHN; encoded by the coding sequence ATGAATAAAGAATTGAAGAGTTATTGTGTTGTTTTAGTATGCCTGTTATGTACAGCATGCATCATTCAATCCTGTAAAAAGGATGCTGTACCCGGTAGGCAAATACAAGTAAATATTGTTCACGCATCAGCAGGCACAGGAAGTATTGACGTGTTACAGAACCTGAAAACAGTTGGCAGTTACAATTATCTTACTGGTTTAAATGTGCCGGCTAATTATAGTTCTGTTGACAGCGGATTTAATAATTACCGGTTACAGCTTGGCACAATACAATTGGCGAATTGGTTTTTTAGTAATACAGGAGGCCACTATTCTTTCTTTATGTTTGATACGGCAACAGCCGATAAGCTGAAATACTTTTTTGTTGAAGATGTAATTGATACAACAGGTTTGGGAAAACAATCGAAGATCCGTTTGATACACTTAAGCCCAGATGCTGATTCGCTTACAGTGCTCACCAACCGTCCATCGAATATAGCAGCAGATTCTGTCGTGATCGCTGCAAAGTCTTATGCCGGGAAACTCACACAGGAAAACTTGCTCAGCTCCGGAGCATTTCAAGCCTTTTATGCAGATACTACTGTAAACATCAAGATCAGGTCGAGTACAAGCGGCAACATTTTGAAACAATATCAACTGCAGTTTAGCAAGGGCGCTCTTTACACACTTGTTATGAAGGGTTACATGGGTAAAACAAATGCAGATTCACTCTCACTTTCAATTATCAAACATAACTAA
- the rfaE2 gene encoding D-glycero-beta-D-manno-heptose 1-phosphate adenylyltransferase — translation MKATKHIQQKILDAHLLQQELMRWRKFTKKIAFTNGCFDILHAGHIHSLMQAASFADVLIVGLNSDASTKRLKGDNRPVNNEQNRALLLASLVMVDAVVLFDEDTPYELITSVMPDVLVKGGDYTVDTIVGAKEVIANGGKVEIIPLVEGLSTTSLIQKIERL, via the coding sequence ATGAAAGCAACCAAACACATTCAGCAGAAAATACTTGATGCACATTTGCTTCAACAGGAATTGATGCGCTGGCGAAAATTCACCAAAAAGATTGCGTTTACAAATGGCTGTTTCGATATCCTTCATGCCGGTCACATCCATTCACTGATGCAAGCAGCTTCGTTTGCAGACGTATTGATCGTTGGTTTAAATAGTGATGCTTCCACCAAACGATTAAAAGGTGATAACCGGCCCGTTAATAATGAACAGAACCGTGCGTTATTACTGGCTTCGCTGGTAATGGTAGATGCAGTTGTCTTATTTGATGAAGACACGCCGTATGAGTTGATCACTTCTGTTATGCCTGACGTATTGGTGAAAGGCGGCGATTATACCGTTGATACCATTGTGGGAGCAAAAGAAGTAATTGCAAATGGCGGCAAGGTTGAAATTATCCCGCTGGTGGAAGGTTTGTCCACAACCTCTCTTATACAAAAAATCGAACGATTATAA
- a CDS encoding lysylphosphatidylglycerol synthase transmembrane domain-containing protein, whose product MLKKRIILVVQFLFFLGLGLFLVWWMARGIDDKGWAQIRVSLKQANYWLFVPVFAMLLLSHYVRALRWKILMEPLGYKPGTFNVFNAVMIGYLANLAFPRLGEVLKCTLLARYEKVAPDKLVGTIVAERAIDLVCLITAFVITILLQIDTVGSYALDMLQSIFKGKGSEFSWLRVGMFVGIAASFILVCYWILSRFAHIRIIERIKNVIKGIWHGLNSVRFIKKRRVFLFHTVLIWTLYFLSSRVGFYAMEEVSHLGTREAFSILSFGSIGMIATQGGIGAYQFIVQEILMLYGLSQITGFTFGWILWIAQTLVILLGGLICFILLPVLNRKRNESNQTHSAENT is encoded by the coding sequence ATGCTCAAGAAAAGAATCATCCTTGTTGTACAGTTCTTATTTTTCCTTGGGCTTGGATTGTTTCTTGTGTGGTGGATGGCCCGTGGCATTGATGATAAAGGTTGGGCGCAAATCCGAGTTTCGCTGAAGCAGGCAAACTACTGGCTTTTTGTTCCTGTATTTGCGATGCTGCTGCTTAGCCATTATGTGCGTGCCCTCCGTTGGAAAATATTAATGGAGCCACTTGGTTATAAGCCCGGCACTTTTAATGTGTTTAACGCAGTTATGATCGGTTACCTGGCAAACCTGGCTTTCCCTCGCTTGGGAGAAGTGTTGAAGTGTACATTGCTTGCACGTTACGAAAAAGTAGCTCCTGATAAACTTGTTGGTACTATTGTAGCTGAACGGGCAATTGATCTTGTTTGTTTGATCACGGCTTTCGTGATCACAATCCTGTTGCAGATCGATACTGTTGGAAGCTATGCATTAGATATGCTGCAAAGTATTTTTAAAGGAAAAGGCAGTGAATTTTCATGGCTCCGTGTAGGAATGTTTGTGGGCATAGCTGCTTCTTTTATACTTGTATGTTATTGGATACTTAGCCGTTTTGCACACATCCGCATCATTGAGAGAATCAAGAATGTGATCAAGGGCATCTGGCACGGGTTAAACAGTGTACGTTTTATTAAGAAACGTCGTGTGTTTCTTTTTCATACGGTTCTTATCTGGACTTTATATTTCCTTAGCAGCCGTGTTGGTTTTTATGCTATGGAAGAAGTGTCGCACTTAGGTACACGTGAAGCATTCTCTATTCTTTCATTTGGCAGTATTGGAATGATTGCTACACAGGGTGGCATTGGTGCTTACCAGTTTATTGTACAGGAGATATTGATGCTGTATGGTCTTTCACAGATCACCGGCTTTACGTTCGGATGGATCTTGTGGATAGCTCAAACACTCGTGATCTTACTAGGCGGATTGATCTGCTTTATTCTTTTACCAGTTCTTAATCGTAAACGCAATGAAAGCAACCAAACACATTCAGCAGAAAATACTTGA
- the ppk1 gene encoding polyphosphate kinase 1 — MASEKRKTIVRDISWLSFNARVLQEANDPSVPLRERVRFLGIFSNNLDEFFRVRVATLKRMAEFGDKAKSKMHMEKNPQKILEEIQDVVLQQQNEFNRIWNHVQQELKKEKIFLVTEKQLSRDQKKFVETFFDEEVRQEVIPLMIESNPQIPYLRERSLYLAVAMSNKSNAYKKKYALIEIPAKFKRRFVKLPSPAGHHHIILMEDVIRHCLPKIFSFMGFDEYSAHIIKVTKDAEIDLDADVSTSLIQKIQKGLKNRRKAKPVRFIYDKEIDAGLLEYLIRRLNLSRRDNIIPGGRIHNFRHFMDFPNEVFTVKHERKKPFPHPVLRRTIRVTDEIIRQDLLMHFPYHSFDVVIELLREAAMDPDVKEIKITAYRLAENSKVINALVNASRNGKIVTVMLELRARFDEEANLEWKEKLEEEGVRVLIGVPNMKVHAKLCVIKKRVQNKTIQYGFVSTGNLNEGTSKVYGDHCLLTSNRKVMADINRIFTYLEHPVMSRLKYLRQCKTLVVCPTGMRRQFMHLIDNEIKNAHKGLPASIILKMNSFSDEQLIEKLYEAARAGVEIKLIVRGIFCMLTQSNKFKVQPYAISIVDQYLEHSRVLIFHNNGKEKVYLSSADWMIRNLDHRIEAAVEVTNKAIQEELKECINIQLKDNVKARILDNNLQNAYVKRKGKTVRSQVEIYNFLHQKIPKQLETGRH, encoded by the coding sequence ATGGCATCAGAAAAACGCAAGACGATTGTTCGTGATATCAGCTGGTTATCTTTTAATGCAAGGGTATTGCAGGAAGCCAACGATCCCTCTGTTCCTCTTCGTGAACGTGTTCGTTTCCTCGGCATTTTTTCCAACAACTTAGATGAATTTTTTCGTGTGCGTGTAGCCACGCTCAAACGTATGGCTGAGTTTGGAGATAAAGCCAAAAGCAAAATGCACATGGAAAAAAACCCTCAGAAGATACTTGAGGAGATACAGGATGTAGTATTGCAGCAGCAGAATGAATTCAACCGCATCTGGAATCATGTGCAGCAGGAATTAAAAAAGGAAAAAATTTTTCTTGTTACTGAGAAACAGTTGAGTCGTGATCAGAAAAAATTTGTGGAGACTTTTTTCGATGAAGAAGTAAGACAGGAAGTAATTCCGCTCATGATTGAAAGTAACCCGCAGATACCGTACCTGCGTGAACGCTCCCTATACCTTGCTGTTGCGATGAGTAACAAATCAAATGCGTACAAAAAGAAATATGCGTTGATCGAGATACCGGCCAAGTTCAAACGCCGTTTTGTTAAACTCCCCTCGCCTGCCGGTCATCACCATATTATTTTAATGGAAGATGTGATCCGTCATTGTTTGCCCAAAATATTTTCATTCATGGGTTTTGATGAGTATAGTGCTCACATCATTAAAGTAACCAAGGATGCCGAGATAGATCTTGATGCGGATGTGAGTACTTCACTGATTCAAAAAATACAGAAAGGATTAAAGAACCGCCGCAAGGCAAAGCCTGTTCGGTTTATTTATGATAAAGAAATTGATGCAGGACTGCTTGAGTATCTCATCCGTCGTTTGAATCTTTCACGTAGAGATAATATTATTCCCGGCGGGCGCATTCATAACTTTCGTCACTTCATGGATTTTCCCAACGAGGTTTTCACTGTTAAACATGAACGTAAAAAACCATTTCCGCATCCGGTATTACGCAGAACAATTCGTGTAACCGATGAGATCATTCGCCAGGATCTGCTTATGCACTTCCCTTATCACTCATTTGATGTTGTGATCGAGTTGTTACGTGAAGCAGCAATGGATCCTGATGTGAAGGAGATCAAGATTACGGCCTATCGCCTCGCTGAAAATTCAAAAGTTATTAATGCCTTGGTTAATGCATCACGCAACGGGAAAATAGTAACCGTTATGCTTGAGCTGCGTGCCCGTTTTGATGAAGAAGCCAATCTTGAATGGAAAGAAAAACTGGAAGAAGAAGGCGTGCGTGTGTTGATCGGTGTTCCCAATATGAAAGTACATGCAAAACTCTGTGTTATAAAAAAACGTGTACAAAACAAAACGATACAATACGGATTTGTAAGTACAGGTAATTTGAACGAAGGCACATCTAAAGTGTATGGCGACCATTGCCTGCTCACATCCAACCGGAAGGTCATGGCCGATATCAACCGCATCTTCACCTACCTTGAACATCCGGTAATGAGCCGTTTAAAATACCTGCGTCAATGCAAAACATTGGTTGTTTGCCCAACTGGTATGCGCCGGCAGTTCATGCATCTCATCGATAATGAGATCAAGAATGCACATAAAGGATTACCAGCCTCCATCATTCTAAAAATGAACAGCTTTAGCGATGAGCAACTGATCGAAAAATTGTACGAAGCGGCAAGAGCCGGTGTAGAGATCAAATTAATTGTTCGTGGTATTTTTTGTATGCTTACGCAAAGCAATAAATTCAAAGTTCAACCATATGCCATCAGTATTGTTGACCAATACTTGGAGCATAGCCGTGTGTTGATATTTCACAATAATGGTAAAGAGAAAGTTTATCTATCTTCGGCAGACTGGATGATACGCAATCTAGATCACCGTATTGAAGCGGCTGTTGAAGTTACCAACAAAGCTATTCAGGAGGAATTGAAAGAATGCATCAACATCCAGTTAAAAGATAATGTAAAAGCGAGGATACTGGATAACAACCTGCAGAATGCATATGTGAAACGTAAAGGAAAAACAGTGCGTTCGCAGGTAGAGATCTATAATTTCCTGCATCAAAAAATTCCGAAGCAACTTGAAACTGGCCGCCATTGA
- the panB gene encoding 3-methyl-2-oxobutanoate hydroxymethyltransferase produces MSVNKEVKRITTNTLQKMKSNGEKISMITAYDFSFAKLFDAAGIDVILVGDSASNVMAGHETTLPITLEQMIYHAQSVLRAISRCLVVVDLPFGTYQSNSDIALASAIRIMKETGAHAIKLEGGEEALDSIKRIVNAGIPVIGHLGLTPQSIYKFGTYTVRAKEEEEANKLRKDALLLQEAGCFATVLEKIPAQLAKEVSKSLHIPTIGIGAGNDCDGQVLVMHDMLGINTEFKPRFLRQYLNLHEQITGAVQQYITDVKSGDFPNESESY; encoded by the coding sequence ATGTCAGTTAATAAAGAAGTAAAGCGCATCACCACCAATACACTTCAAAAAATGAAGTCAAACGGTGAAAAGATTTCCATGATCACCGCTTATGATTTTTCCTTTGCCAAATTGTTTGATGCAGCCGGTATTGATGTGATACTTGTTGGTGATAGCGCCAGCAATGTAATGGCAGGACATGAAACAACCTTGCCCATTACACTTGAACAAATGATCTATCACGCACAATCCGTATTGAGAGCAATCAGCCGTTGTTTGGTAGTGGTGGATCTGCCCTTCGGCACCTATCAATCAAACTCAGATATTGCTTTGGCTTCAGCCATCCGCATCATGAAAGAGACAGGAGCACATGCCATTAAACTGGAAGGTGGCGAAGAAGCATTAGACTCCATCAAACGAATAGTTAATGCAGGTATTCCTGTAATTGGGCACCTGGGACTAACGCCACAATCCATTTACAAATTTGGTACTTACACTGTTCGTGCAAAAGAAGAAGAAGAAGCCAACAAATTGAGAAAAGATGCTTTGCTTCTTCAGGAAGCAGGTTGCTTTGCTACTGTTCTTGAGAAGATACCTGCACAGCTGGCGAAAGAAGTTTCAAAAAGTCTGCACATCCCAACTATTGGAATTGGAGCAGGAAATGATTGTGACGGACAAGTCTTGGTGATGCATGATATGTTAGGCATTAATACTGAATTTAAACCAAGGTTTCTTCGTCAATATTTAAATCTTCATGAACAGATCACCGGTGCTGTTCAGCAATACATTACCGATGTAAAAAGTGGTGATTTCCCGAATGAAAGCGAATCATACTAA
- a CDS encoding Ppx/GppA phosphatase family protein translates to MKLAAIDIGSNAARLLITEVEENEKGIPQFNKLNLVRVPLRLGFDVFETGDIPKTKINKVIETIKAYKHLLSIYEVKYLKACATSAMRDARNSEDIIRKVKMETGIEIRVISGDEEASFIYENHIAENLAKDHAYLYIDVGGGSTELTFFNAGKLVFKESFNIGTIRLLKNQVDYKLWDEMKEFIKLGTKGTPGIIAIGSGGNINKVFSLSKRKEGKPLTLELLRDYHKELSSFSLEDRMKQYKLREDRADVILPALQIYINVMRWADIEEIYVPKIGLADGLVHMLYDEVKSKKLNASTLVL, encoded by the coding sequence TTGAAACTGGCCGCCATTGATATAGGAAGTAACGCAGCAAGATTACTCATTACCGAAGTAGAGGAAAATGAGAAAGGGATACCTCAATTTAATAAGCTCAATCTTGTGCGTGTTCCACTTCGATTGGGTTTTGATGTGTTTGAGACAGGTGACATTCCCAAAACGAAGATCAACAAGGTAATAGAAACCATTAAGGCATACAAGCATCTGCTCAGCATTTACGAAGTAAAATATCTTAAAGCATGTGCTACCTCTGCCATGCGTGATGCGAGAAATTCAGAAGACATCATCCGCAAAGTGAAAATGGAAACGGGAATTGAGATTCGTGTGATCAGTGGCGATGAAGAAGCATCATTCATCTACGAAAATCATATTGCTGAAAATTTGGCTAAGGATCACGCTTACCTTTATATTGATGTGGGTGGCGGTAGTACCGAACTTACTTTTTTTAACGCAGGTAAGCTGGTGTTTAAAGAATCATTCAACATTGGCACCATTCGTTTGTTAAAAAATCAGGTGGACTACAAATTGTGGGATGAAATGAAAGAGTTCATTAAGTTGGGCACAAAAGGAACTCCCGGCATTATTGCTATTGGTTCGGGCGGTAACATCAACAAAGTATTTTCCTTATCAAAAAGGAAGGAAGGCAAACCTCTTACGCTTGAACTTTTACGTGATTATCATAAAGAACTCAGCAGTTTTTCTCTGGAAGACCGCATGAAACAATATAAATTACGTGAAGACAGGGCCGATGTAATTCTTCCTGCCCTACAGATCTACATTAACGTTATGCGCTGGGCCGATATTGAAGAAATTTATGTACCAAAGATCGGCTTAGCCGATGGACTGGTGCATATGTTATACGATGAGGTGAAGAGTAAAAAACTTAATGCCTCAACATTAGTATTGTAA